tgttcataagtatgctccgtccttctacacactgttcttTAGTATACTCTGAGCAGACAGGCCTAAGCTGGAGCCTAGTGGCACCTACTATATAAGTctatggctggctggcttgctgacacacacacacacacacacacacacacacacacacacacacacacacacacacacacacacacacacacacacacacacacacacacacacacacacacacacacacacacacacacacacacacacacacacacacttcgggTTGCAACCATTTATCTACAGTTCTATTTTACTTCAGCACGCTAGGTGGCGGTATAATTCGTTTGTGGCGTGGAGACACGAAGTCAGAAACCGGATACACGCGACCATCGTCATCTGCAGGAAAAATAACAACAAAACATTTCGTCACTGTGTAGCTTTGTTGGAGACATTTTAACAGTGTCAAGCGCTTTTAATCTTTAACTCGTGTTCTGCCCTCGCTTCATGGTAAGCTTTTAAACACCATATTCGTTGTTCAATAACATGATACAGCTGTTACGATGAAAAATAACTGCAGCAGATAGAGATAGCCAAATTTGCTTGAGTTCTTCACTGGCTGGGTTTGTTTACCAGGCTAGCGAACTTATTTTCGCTTGGGGAAAAAACACGTTGACGGTGCCCCTTCTAAACAGTGGTCGGTGATGTTTCCTTTCTCTTTTCTTCTGTTTCAATCAAGGTGCCTAGCCCTGTCCGTAAGGCAGAAACAAGCCTGGGTTTTCTTCTAAGCTATATCTACCTGGTAACATCAGCCTAACGTCACTCCTCCAACATGGCCCAACCGAGAGGAGTCAACAGCCTGCAGTTCAACCAGGACCAGAGTAAGACAAGAGTAGCCTCCTCTGTGAAGCCAGAAAGCGATCTGTAGAGTACATTACTTTTGTGAGTCTTACTCTTGTTTCAGACAGTGTACATTTATCAGTgtacctccccatccctccccaggtTGTTTCTGTTGTGCCATGGAAACCGGTGTCAGGATCTACAATGTGGAGCCTCTTATAGAGAAGGGACACCTTGGTGAGTGGAATTCAGACCTGTGGTATGAGCGAACTGTGTGTtctcatactgtgtgtgtgatcatcctgtgcttgtgtgtgtcagACCATGAGCAGGTGGGTAGTGTGGCCCAGTGTTCAATGCTGCATCGCTCCAACCTGCTGGCTGTAGTAGGAGGTGGAGTCAACCCCAAGTTCTCTGAGATCTCAGGTGAGTGGATGAGCGGACCACATATTTTATTGAATTACTGATTAGACTTGATTTTCCAAACTACTAAGGGTGTTGAAGAGCGGAGATAAACTTTACATATGCCCAGATACTCCGTATGACTGTGAGAGCAAATTCCTGCATCGTGCTCATCTCAATGTCAGCAGTGCTGGTCATGGCAATGTCAAATTGCTGGGTCTCAGTTTAAATTGTGGTAGTGACTGGGACTGATTGTATTTAGATTTTAGAACATTTTTGATAATGATTCTCATGTATTGTTTTCATTTAATTCAAAAccgaatgtattttttttaaatcctagtGTTGATCTGGGATGATGCTCGGGAGGGGAGGGACCCCAAGGACAAGCTGGTGCTGGAGTTTACCTTTACCAAGCCTGTTCTGGCCGTACGCATGAGACACGACAAGTGAGTTACTATCTGAACGTTTAGTAACATTCTCCTGAACAAGCCCCAACTTCCCATAGAGCCCCCTGTAGTGTGTTGTTTTACtaacccttctctccctctgctttctCACACTCCAACCTCtcccctcgctttctctctctctttctctctctcaggatcATCATTGTGTTAAAGAACAGGATCTATGTCTACAGTTTCCCTGACAACCCTGTGAAACTGTTTGAGTTTGACACCAGAGACAACCCTaaaggtacaaacacacacacacacacatatacgcacACGCACTTGGTTATGTTATCTGATAGACGTGTGgatactcccctctctctctctgtcaggacTGTGTGACCTGTGCCCCAGTCTGGAGAAACAGCTGCTGGTCTTCCCTGGACATAAGTGTGGAAGTCTACAGCTTGTGGTAATTCATCCATTTCATTTAAAAGTGTATAGCATGGTACCTTACTATGTTGGTTTATAAGATGTTCATAAAGCACACCTTCACATGTCATTCCATTGACTGATGGATTCCTAGTGTTGAAGACTATCTGCCCTTTCGaaactgctctgtgtgtgttgatCATTTTTCACATTACCCATGAggtcccagtcagtcagtgttgaaCTCTCTCCCACTATCCGCTCCAGGACCTTTCCAACACCAAGCCTGGCACATCGTCCGCCCCCTTTACCATCAACGCCCACCAGAGTGAGATCGCCTGCCTGGCGCTCAACCAGCCTGGCAGCGTCGCGGCCTCGGCCTCCCGCAAGGGCACCCTCATCAGACTTTTTGATACTACCACCAGAGACAAACTAGTGGAGCTACGCAGAGGAacagaccctgctacactctactggtactggggggagagagagtaagggggGGAATGGGGAGATGGAGGTGATGCAGAGTGTCTCATCGcttctccttctcgctctctcttccagcATCAACTTCAGTCATGACTCTTCGTTCCTGTGTGCCTCCAGTGACAAGGGCACTGTTCACATCTTCGCTCTCAAAGATACTAAACTCAACAGACGCTCAGCGTAAGATGCACgcatgtgtgtttgcgtgtgtttgagagagagtttCGCTGTGTGTTTTTAGCATTCCATTTGAGCTAATATTCCAATCCTTGTACTCCGTGTCATATGCCAATGACAGATGACACGGAATACAAGAAGTGGAATTTTAGCTAAGAAGACTGGCAACCAGGCTAGTGTTTGTGCGTACCTCAAATCCAAATTTGACAATTTACTGTTCATGGCTTGTTTATACCACTATCagccctcttcccctctctacaGTAAATTGTCAAATTTGGATTTGAGGTACGCACAAACACTAGCCTGGTTGCCGGTCTTTTTAGCTAAAATTCCACTTCTTGTATTCCATTACATCTGTCATTGGCATATGACACGGAATACAAGAAGTGGAATTTTAGCTAAAAAGACTGGCAACCAGCCTAGTGTTTGTGCGTACCTCAAATCCAAATTTGACAATTTACTGTTCATGGCTTGTTTATGCCACTATCagccctcttcccctctctacaGATTGGCTCGTGTGGGGAAGGTGGGCCCAGTGATTGGTCAGTATGTGGACAGCCAGTGGTCATTGGCCAGTTTCACCGTTCCGGCAGAGTGTGCCTGTATCTGTGCGTTTGGGAAGAACACCTCTAAAAACGTCAACTCTGTCATCGGTCAGTCCTCTAAGCAACTAGACAGCAATGTTTCATATCTATCAATCAATATAGTTATCGTCCTACATGTAGCTGGAACATTCATTGTACTGTGGGAATTAAcaatatatttatttaatttatacaATGAAGCTGTGTCGTGGAAAAttgtaataatagttttaaatATGGTTTTTTTTCTGCATTCCTCCCTTTTCTAGCTATCTGTGTTGACGGGACGTTCCATAAATACGTGTTCACCCCCGATGGCAACTGTAACCGAGAAGCCTTTGACGTTTACCTGGACATCTGTGATGATGATGACTTctaagaggatggagagagggaagaaggagagcgggagagagagggagggagggagggcaggggagaaGAGACCTGGTGATAAAGTGATAATGGTAGGTTGGATCTAGAATCACAGAGGTGAAGCAGATGTTGTACAGAACAAAATACAGGTGTCTGAAAAGGTCTGTTTAACACGATTGCCTCGTGTTTTTATTGTAACCAAGTGTATTTAAAAATGTATGAagattaaaaacatttttaagaTGACTGCTGGCTTGTCTGTGGTCCCTTTTGTTTTAACTGTGGATAAATCAAATCTGTTTAAATGTAGTGTAGTCACTTCCAGGACACGCACAGATACAGGGTGCAATTCATATTATAGGAAAATAATAAACAATTGATGCGAATATTTAAAGGGCGTTCATTGGTTTCGACCTGGGGACACGTCAACCCCTCGTGACTGCCATATTGAGCAACAGCGTAACAAAAAGCGGATGTTCTTAGCTAGGACAAGATTTCATcaagctagttaacgttagttgGTCAggttttttcactttcacttcttGAAAAATAGTGAGTGATCCCGGCAAACTGACATCAACGGACTAAGTTGTTAAAAATTGTCCCGGTGCCGTAACATCGTCGCTTGATTATTGAACAGGTAACGTTAACTggtccactttttttttttatattcttacactagctagctcgctaacgttagaacattgttttctgtgacagtccatataacgttagctagctagctagtatttCGATGATAAATTAGTAAAGTTAGCCAACGATTTGTCGTATATCTGTGTACTTGGTTGGCACCAATCAATATGAGCCGTTAGCCTAGCTGTTTGACAGTTCTTGATAGTCGGCAGTGCAGCGTGACCAGTCAGCAGATGGCTAGGTAGCATACACTGCCTGCTAGCCAGAATAGATTCCGACCCTATTTTTGCTTACACTCTGCACTGGGGTCTGACCGTCTTCCTGTTTAGATTAAGACAGCGGAGGCGGTGCGAGATAAGGCTCAGAAAATgtacctcaatccagggatgagataTGCATTAAACTCAGAATTGTCTCATTATCCCAACCATTACACTGAAGATTGAACTACTGATAGTTTTCTCGGAAAACTGTCCTTGTCATCATGCTAGGTAGCAGAAGCCATTTTGAAATGTCAATGTAAGCCAATCAGCTCTTTTGTTGTTAAATGCAACGTGCCATTCCATAATGGCTGCTGTGGCTACTGCTAGTTAGCATGAGGACAAATGGCGTTTATTAAATACTAGCAGTCTTTACGGTGTAACAGTTGGAATAATGGGACAATTTGGAGAAAAACGCATTTCTCATCCCTGGATCGAGGTATGTTTTCTGAGCCGTACATTGTGCCCGCTCAACTGTCTCTAATCAGGAAGTCTGTCTGACCCTAGCCCAATTGTGGACTAAAAGAGGATTACCTTACTCCTTATACTCCAAAGACCATACAATTTCTGTTTAGAGGTGAATTGGCTTTGgcagccaaatactccatctaaatgTGAATTAATTCTCAATTGCGGTACGGTTCTGGAAACATATAAccctctactttcatatcacatcaaaataatttcccAAATGCTAAATATATacttactgtacactgttttaacTGGATTTAACACAGTTGCCAccaacagtatttttcagtgacaacaccTTTGTGGCTTCAGTCTTATATTTAAACACAGGTGTTCGGAGACGCAGATGGCTAATTAGCACAGGCACGCCTCTGTCTTCGGgctgttttccataaacaaatgctgtaacatggaaatatggcTGTATAAGAACCATAACCCTATAGACGGGttagttgtttagcaacaaaaccgacgtgtgtgcaactatggggcaaaacagacggtCTTAgattgacaacatgtaaaccatATTTTGTCTCCAgcgtttattgaaaacataaatacatttgcacaatgagcacttgttgtttCTCAAATACCTCGTTAGTTGTTGGTTAGCTGGCTAGTGCatttttgccatattagcataggCGTGACATCTGTTAAAACGCCTCAAAACAAGAcctggtatcaagaacaagataaaactaTCTCAAATGTgccacctacgattccccacataGCAGCTTCTTGCCATTTTGTTTCTCGCTGATGAGAGACATGTTTCATATGTTTTTAACGTTCAGAACGAGCATTGGGGCTCTTAACAAAAATCCCCCAGCTAGAAGATACTATCATCAATAGGTGTTAAAGGCAAAGATTTTTATAATTTACCCAAGATGGACCACCGCCTGTCATTTCCAATGGAAGCAAATTCAttatagtgggcagaacaagcaaggaggtggacAGAGCCAAGCATGAGCTAGCGAGATCCGTTCTAGCATGTATTTGCGTATTTCTGTTAGGGAACGCCAACTCTGTGAAGTGTGCGGGTGCAATAACTCTATTCgcccttgcactccttctaaacaacacaatttaaaaaaaactttggcaaagagtaaagtctacaaaacttggTCCAGTCTGTTCGTAACAGATTCTAGTACAGAAAGCTGtgttgagatcaaatgtttcatcaatGACAAAATTAGCAGAATGACAGACAAAATCCACATCTTCTTCCACAGCTGgcaactgggcttcctctcatcactaTATTTGGTGATTAGTGGTAATGCTAACCAGATGCTTCAGATATATTCATCCAGTGAAACATCTGGCTCGTTGTTCTCCGTGCTAAAGGTAGTTGGCTTCTATGAATGAGTTAATCTGACCCCAGTGCAGCTGTAAGCAAGAGTAGGGTCAGAATCTATTCTGGCTACAGTGCCAGCCTGGTAACATTAAGGTCACATTTTTTAGTTATTAGCTACAGTTAATAAGATCACAATTTGAATTAGATTTGAACTCGCTATTCTGTTTAACGGTTTCCAGATGGACAGTCTATTGCATttcaagttagctagctacatatttaGCTAGATGGTATGCTAATTTACTAACGGTTTTTAAAGGAAAGGGGTGATGGGTTTGGATTTCTAAACTTAAAATGGTATTAATCATTATAATAGAGACCTGAGGGGTGccatacctagtcagttgtccaactgaatgtattcaactgaaatgtctcccgcatttaacccaactaaCAAGTCTGTGTCACGTGTAAATAAGGGTGTTATCACAATTAACCCAAAAGCCGACTGTTTCGTGACGACTGACTTCCCAGATCCAGCTAGTTGACTGTTGTCccgtctgtctcctctcagaagaGTAACACTCAGAAGAGTAACACCCCCAGGGAAGGATGGCCTCCCGTAAGAAGGTGCTGCTGAAGGTGATCATCCTCGGAGACTCTGGGTGAGTGATCAGAAGATCATCATGGTGTTTACACAACCAGATGTCACTCATTTTCCCAACAGACGTGTATTAGTTCTGTAGCACCCTTGCATGTGAGTGTACAACGGCCTCTGTCAAGAAGTCAGGATCTTTCTGGCACATGTAGTTGTGCAGGTCGTCAGTGGTTcgaagtagaggtcgaccgattatgatttttcaatgaagataccgataccgattattgtaggacaaaaaagccgataccgattaatcggcctatttatttttttaaataataattttatagatatatatcatacacacacacacacatttttgtaataatgacaattgcaacaatactgaatgaacaattaacacttattttaacttaatataatacataaatacacacacgcacacagctctgaagtgacaatgatactgaagagtctgcttaggagaccaatactctcaactgtttgaataaaaatagagtttaagtt
The Salvelinus fontinalis isolate EN_2023a chromosome 10, ASM2944872v1, whole genome shotgun sequence DNA segment above includes these coding regions:
- the wdr45 gene encoding WD repeat domain phosphoinositide-interacting protein 4 isoform X2; this translates as MAQPRGVNSLQFNQDQSCFCCAMETGVRIYNVEPLIEKGHLDHEQVGSVAQCSMLHRSNLLAVVGGGVNPKFSEISVLIWDDAREGRDPKDKLVLEFTFTKPVLAVRMRHDKIIIVLKNRIYVYSFPDNPVKLFEFDTRDNPKGLCDLCPSLEKQLLVFPGHKCGSLQLVDLSNTKPGTSSAPFTINAHQSEIACLALNQPGSVAASASRKGTLIRLFDTTTRDKLVELRRGTDPATLYCINFSHDSSFLCASSDKGTVHIFALKDTKLNRRSALARVGKVGPVIGQYVDSQWSLASFTVPAECACICAFGKNTSKNVNSVIAICVDGTFHKYVFTPDGNCNREAFDVYLDICDDDDF
- the wdr45 gene encoding WD repeat domain phosphoinositide-interacting protein 4 isoform X1; amino-acid sequence: MAQPRGVNSLQFNQDQSCFCCAMETGVRIYNVEPLIEKGHLGEWNSDLWYERTVCSHTVCVIILCLCVSDHEQVGSVAQCSMLHRSNLLAVVGGGVNPKFSEISVLIWDDAREGRDPKDKLVLEFTFTKPVLAVRMRHDKIIIVLKNRIYVYSFPDNPVKLFEFDTRDNPKGLCDLCPSLEKQLLVFPGHKCGSLQLVDLSNTKPGTSSAPFTINAHQSEIACLALNQPGSVAASASRKGTLIRLFDTTTRDKLVELRRGTDPATLYCINFSHDSSFLCASSDKGTVHIFALKDTKLNRRSALARVGKVGPVIGQYVDSQWSLASFTVPAECACICAFGKNTSKNVNSVIAICVDGTFHKYVFTPDGNCNREAFDVYLDICDDDDF